In one Apteryx mantelli isolate bAptMan1 chromosome 9, bAptMan1.hap1, whole genome shotgun sequence genomic region, the following are encoded:
- the LOC106485882 gene encoding thiamine transporter 2-like, with product MDCCKEAISSSWIYPTLILCANGFFSTMRPSESFLTPYLTGPDKKLTIEEVTNQVFPVWTYSYLALLFPVFLITDYARYKPIIILQGISFIITWLLLLFAHGVVAMQVVEFFYGMVTATEVAYYAYIYSVVSTEHYQKVTSYCRSITLVAATVAAVLGQLLVSLAHVSYFYLNAITLASLALAFVCSFFLPMPQRSMFFHRKDAAETLQGPDKVVATFSPNKPCGCQEDTDPASADTRPTPEQPAGQPQPQNHALRVLVQLSKDLRECYSSRKLLYWSLWWALATAGFNQVLNYIQVLWDFRAPSHSSAVYNGAVEAIATFLGSATSMVVGYVKLNWDLSGELALGIFSAMDAGSLFLMYFTDNIWACYAGYLAFKACYMLLITIATFQIAVNLSMERYALMFGFNNFVALVIQTILTVVVVDSKGLGLDISTQFLIYGSYFTVIAGIFLIRSIYTIISIKCRNISVAGESIDH from the exons ATGGATTGCTGCAAGGAAGCCATCAGCAGCAGCTGGATTTATCCCACACTGATCCTCTGCGCAAATGGATTTTTCTCCACAATGAGGCCATCGGAATCTTTTCTCACTCCTTACCTAACTGGACCAGACAAAAAACTAACGATCGAGGAG GTGACAAACCAGGTTTTCCCAGTTTGGACATACTCCTATCTTGCACTCCTTTTTCCAGTCTTCTTGATTACAGACTACGCACGCTACAAGCCCATCATCATCCTGCAGGGCATCAGCTTCATCATCACATGGCTCTTGCTCCTCTTCGCACATGGAGTGGTGGCCATGCAGGTGGTGGAGTTCTTCTACGGCATGGTGACAGCCACCGAGGTTGCCTATTACGCCTACATCTACAGCGTCGTCAGCACCGAGCACTACCAGAAAGTGACCAGCTACTGCCGCAGCATCACCCTTGTGGCAGCCACCGTGGCTGCAGTGCTGGGGCAGCTTCTGGTTTCCTTGGCCCACGTCTCCTACTTCTACCTCAATGCCATTACTTTGGCTTCCCTGGCCTTAGCATTTGTGTGCTCGTTTTTCCTCCCAATGCCCCAAAGAAGCATGTTCTTCCACAGGAAGGATGCTGCAGAAACTCTCCAAGGGCCAGATAAAGTTGTGGCTACATTCAGCCCCAACAAGCCCTGCGGCTGCCAGGAGGACACAGACCCTGCATCAGCTGACACAAGACCAACACCTGAGCAGCCAGCTGGCCAACCTCAGCCCCAGAATCATGCACTCAGGGTGCTGGTGCAGCTGAGCAAGGACTTAAGGGAGTGCTATAGCTCTAGGAAACTTCTTTACTGGTCCCTGTGGTGGGCTCTGGCCACAGCAGGCTTTAACCAGGTTCTGAATTATATCCAAGTGCTGTGGGACTTCAGAGCCCCCTCTCACAGCTCTGCAGTGTATAATGGAGCTGTTGAAGCAATAGCAACTTTTTTAG gttcaGCAACATCCATGGTAGTTGGATATGTCAAACTAAATTGGGACCTTTCTGGAGAACTGGCTTTGGGAATTTTCTCTGCAATGGATGCTGGTTCTCTATTTCTGATGTACTTTACCGACAATATCTGGGCATGCTATGCTGGTTACCTTGCTTTTAAGGCATGCTATATGCTCCTTATAACAATAGCAAC GTTTCAGATCGCTGTCAATCTAAGCATGGAGCGTTATGCATTGATGTTTGGGTTCAACAACTTTGTTGCACTGGTGATTCAGACAATTTTAACTGTTGTTGTAGTAGATTCAAAAGGTCTGGGACTGGATATCAGCACTCAG TTTCTCATTTATGGCAGCTACTTTACAGTCATAGCTGGGATTTTCCTGATCAGAAGCATATACACCATTATCTCCATCAAATGCAGAAATATCAGTGTGGCTGGTGAAAGTATTGATCATtaa